The following proteins are encoded in a genomic region of Polynucleobacter paludilacus:
- a CDS encoding SoxY-related AACIE arm protein, producing the protein MRAIQTKHNLGRRDWLTRALLLGVSVCLQPLLALAKKPEALEAIQKIVGSNTLNEGKVKLVLPPLVENGNLVVLKVSVDHPMTEQNYVKAIHIIAEGNPLPNVFSAYLTPRSGTANITTRVRLAESQKVWAIAQLSDNSFWQSSVQTMVTTSACTEEP; encoded by the coding sequence ATGAGAGCAATACAGACTAAACACAATTTAGGAAGGCGTGATTGGCTTACTCGAGCATTGCTGCTCGGTGTTTCCGTCTGCCTACAGCCCTTATTAGCCTTGGCTAAAAAGCCCGAAGCTTTAGAGGCAATTCAAAAGATTGTTGGTTCAAATACTTTAAATGAGGGCAAGGTCAAGCTCGTCCTTCCCCCGTTGGTAGAGAATGGCAATCTGGTTGTTCTCAAAGTGAGCGTCGATCACCCGATGACTGAGCAAAACTACGTGAAGGCGATTCATATCATTGCAGAGGGAAACCCATTGCCGAATGTGTTTAGTGCCTATCTAACGCCTCGCTCAGGTACCGCCAATATTACGACTCGAGTGCGCTTGGCAGAGTCACAAAAAGTCTGGGCAATTGCCCAGTTGAGTGATAACAGTTTTTGGCAAAGCTCTGTACAAACCATGGTGACCACTTCTGCTTGCACGGAGGAGCCATGA
- the purU gene encoding formyltetrahydrofolate deformylase translates to MTSENYYLTLTCPNKPGIVAAVSTYIFQAGGDIEEAQQFDDKASKRFFMRVSFSCPVDAATLRSGFVEIAKRFELTWNLRAVKDLKRVLIMASKLDHCLVDLLYRWRIGELPMIICGIVSNHPREVYSSIDFFDIPFYHLPVTPENKPEQESKLLDIIAKEKVDMVILARYMQILSDHLSKELTGRCINVHHSFLPSFKGAKPYHQAHARGIKLIGATAHFVTSDLDEGPIIEQDVTRVTHGDTPDDLVRKGRDLERTVLSRALRYYLHDRVLNNGATSVVFSD, encoded by the coding sequence ATGACATCTGAAAACTACTACCTCACCCTCACCTGCCCCAATAAACCCGGCATCGTTGCCGCTGTTTCTACCTATATCTTTCAAGCTGGTGGTGATATTGAAGAAGCGCAGCAATTTGATGACAAGGCCTCCAAGCGTTTCTTCATGCGCGTGAGTTTTAGTTGCCCCGTAGATGCGGCTACTTTGAGATCTGGTTTTGTTGAGATTGCCAAGCGCTTCGAGCTGACCTGGAACTTGCGTGCCGTTAAAGATCTCAAGCGCGTCTTAATCATGGCCTCCAAACTAGATCACTGCCTAGTTGATCTGCTTTATCGCTGGCGCATTGGTGAACTACCCATGATTATTTGTGGCATTGTTTCTAATCATCCGCGCGAGGTGTATTCCAGTATTGATTTCTTTGATATTCCCTTTTATCACCTGCCCGTCACTCCAGAAAACAAGCCTGAGCAAGAGAGCAAACTACTCGACATCATTGCCAAAGAAAAAGTCGATATGGTGATTCTGGCGCGCTACATGCAAATTCTGTCCGATCATCTTTCTAAAGAATTAACAGGTCGCTGCATTAACGTGCATCACTCATTCTTACCTAGCTTCAAAGGCGCTAAGCCCTATCACCAAGCCCATGCGCGGGGCATTAAGCTGATTGGTGCTACTGCACACTTTGTGACTAGCGATTTAGATGAAGGCCCCATCATTGAGCAAGACGTCACTCGAGTCACTCATGGCGATACTCCAGATGATTTAGTACGTAAGGGTCGCGATCTGGAGCGCACAGTGCTCTCCCGCGCACTCCGTTATTACTTGCATGACCGTGTCTTGAATAACGGAGCGACTTCAGTCGTCTTTTCAGACTAA
- the soxX gene encoding sulfur oxidation c-type cytochrome SoxX, whose translation MRTGRVLVIYLLFTLFFFSHSKLVSAATIVNGAISEPLASQVGDLSRGRVIVLSRQSGLCILCHNGPFPEEQFQGNLAPELGASVAHYSAAQLRARLVNPAYFNPSTIMPAYYRSEGFTRVAPKYAGQTILSGQEIEDVIAFLQTLKTKATE comes from the coding sequence ATGAGAACAGGGCGTGTATTAGTAATCTATTTACTATTCACGCTCTTTTTCTTTAGTCATTCGAAGCTGGTATCTGCAGCCACGATTGTGAATGGCGCGATTAGCGAACCCCTTGCAAGTCAAGTAGGTGATCTCAGTCGAGGGCGCGTCATTGTATTAAGTCGACAAAGTGGCCTATGCATTTTGTGCCATAACGGCCCGTTTCCGGAGGAGCAATTTCAGGGAAATTTGGCTCCTGAGCTTGGGGCAAGTGTGGCCCACTATAGTGCAGCTCAACTGAGAGCTCGTCTAGTAAATCCTGCATATTTCAATCCCAGCACCATCATGCCTGCGTATTACCGAAGCGAGGGATTTACTCGAGTCGCACCAAAATATGCAGGTCAGACGATACTATCGGGACAAGAGATAGAAGACGTGATCGCCTTTTTACAAACTCTGAAAACTAAAGCCACTGAGTGA
- a CDS encoding GGDEF domain-containing protein — translation MMMGIGLYLLAFIAQFTAAGWSIYLLLKTQSYRKTFACLSIAYILMLGRRITPLIDFSNDGNLNLVDAVLAAMISTLILLGTLYIKHLLKDLENANLTLAQINKTDSLTGALSRPETFSRTLLEVERSFRTKHKLAFLMIDIDHFKLVNDTYGHWVGDTVLLNLARCCQEELRAIDIFGRVGGEEFLVVLPDTDQVQAFEVAERLRKHATKEILADVAGAEVHITISIGIAVFNPSDRHDGLAANVLSRSYQDCDQAMYQAKTAGRNQCVVSK, via the coding sequence ATGATGATGGGTATTGGACTCTATCTATTAGCGTTCATTGCCCAATTCACGGCGGCTGGATGGTCAATTTACTTGCTGTTAAAGACCCAGTCTTACCGTAAAACTTTTGCATGTCTTTCTATTGCATACATTCTGATGCTTGGAAGACGCATAACCCCATTAATTGATTTCTCGAATGATGGGAATCTGAATTTAGTAGATGCGGTGCTTGCCGCAATGATTTCTACACTCATTTTGTTGGGCACTCTCTATATCAAGCACTTACTAAAGGATTTAGAGAATGCTAATCTAACGCTTGCGCAAATTAATAAGACGGATTCTTTAACTGGCGCACTCAGTCGTCCAGAGACCTTTTCAAGGACCTTATTGGAAGTTGAAAGAAGCTTTCGAACTAAACATAAATTAGCCTTTTTGATGATTGATATTGATCACTTCAAGCTGGTTAATGACACCTATGGTCACTGGGTTGGTGATACCGTACTGCTTAATCTTGCAAGATGTTGTCAAGAAGAATTAAGGGCGATTGATATTTTTGGGCGAGTAGGAGGTGAAGAATTTTTGGTAGTGCTTCCTGATACCGACCAAGTTCAAGCTTTCGAAGTTGCAGAACGCCTTCGCAAGCATGCTACAAAAGAGATACTCGCTGATGTTGCTGGCGCTGAAGTTCACATCACAATTAGTATTGGTATTGCCGTATTTAATCCCTCAGATCGGCATGATGGATTGGCTGCAAATGTCTTAAGTCGATCTTATCAAGATTGCGATCAAGCCATGTATCAGGCTAAAACAGCAGGCAGAAATCAGTGCGTGGTTTCGAAATAG
- the soxA gene encoding sulfur oxidation c-type cytochrome SoxA, whose amino-acid sequence MRIIRIIVCCIGITGAYLVTADAQTPARQSGYQSMSVENKALQDDPSANPAFFWLMDGQTLWKESLGLKQKSCASCHGESAQSMKGVATHYPKVINGKLQTLEGQINQCRTFNQGLPQFAYESKELLALTAFVANQSKGLPIDVQKTANNQSDLKKGHDWFYQRMGQLNLSCAQCHEERAGLKLGGSIIPQAHPTGYPIYRIEWQSLGSLERRLRNCMSGVRAQPFEYGSTEMAQLELYLMWRARGMPLETPAVRP is encoded by the coding sequence GTGAGAATTATTCGCATCATTGTCTGTTGTATCGGGATTACTGGCGCCTACCTAGTGACTGCTGATGCGCAAACTCCAGCCAGACAATCAGGCTATCAATCGATGTCTGTAGAAAACAAAGCCTTACAGGATGATCCTAGCGCCAATCCTGCGTTCTTCTGGTTAATGGATGGTCAAACACTTTGGAAAGAATCCCTTGGGCTCAAGCAAAAGTCTTGCGCCTCATGTCACGGTGAATCTGCGCAATCCATGAAGGGAGTGGCAACCCACTACCCGAAGGTGATAAACGGAAAATTGCAAACCCTTGAGGGACAAATCAATCAATGTCGTACATTCAATCAAGGTCTTCCTCAGTTTGCATATGAGAGTAAAGAGCTCTTAGCGCTTACCGCTTTTGTAGCAAACCAATCAAAAGGTTTGCCCATAGATGTTCAGAAAACAGCAAATAATCAATCTGATCTGAAAAAAGGCCATGACTGGTTCTATCAACGCATGGGTCAGCTCAACCTCTCTTGCGCTCAGTGCCATGAAGAACGCGCTGGTTTGAAGCTAGGAGGCAGCATCATTCCACAAGCACATCCTACTGGGTATCCAATCTATCGCATTGAATGGCAAAGCTTGGGCTCATTAGAACGTCGTCTACGCAACTGTATGAGTGGGGTACGCGCTCAGCCTTTTGAATATGGCTCTACTGAGATGGCGCAGTTAGAGCTCTATTTAATGTGGCGCGCTAGAGGGATGCCTCTCGAGACGCCTGCAGTTCGGCCTTAG
- a CDS encoding LrgB family protein encodes MTEKHSIVEIWVYLSGSPLFALFITLTAYQIGLWIYHHFKNNPLANPVAIAILLVCCVIQAIDMPYSSYFEGAQFIHFLLGSATVSLAIPIYRGLHSLKGRSLPLIASLVTGGLVSIISGVGIAKLLGAGSEITGAMYSKSVTAPIAMGIAERIGVSPTLTAIFAVATGILGAILAPFVLNTLGMKAWWQRGFAIGIGAHGIGTSRAFSIHPEAGTYASLAMGMNGVISAIAIPVLYHLLNR; translated from the coding sequence ATGACTGAGAAACACTCCATCGTCGAGATTTGGGTCTACCTCTCAGGTAGCCCCCTCTTTGCTTTATTCATCACCTTGACCGCCTATCAAATTGGCCTATGGATTTATCACCACTTCAAAAATAATCCTTTAGCCAATCCCGTAGCAATTGCCATTCTCTTAGTGTGCTGCGTGATTCAGGCAATCGATATGCCCTACTCAAGTTACTTTGAGGGCGCCCAATTTATTCACTTCTTACTAGGGTCAGCAACCGTGTCTTTAGCAATACCGATTTACCGAGGGCTTCATAGTCTCAAGGGAAGGTCCCTGCCACTGATTGCCTCTTTGGTAACCGGCGGACTGGTCTCCATCATCAGCGGTGTTGGGATTGCAAAGCTACTCGGAGCTGGATCAGAGATCACGGGGGCGATGTACTCTAAGTCGGTCACTGCACCAATTGCAATGGGAATTGCTGAACGGATAGGCGTATCACCAACCTTAACGGCGATCTTCGCAGTTGCTACCGGAATTCTGGGGGCCATCTTGGCACCCTTTGTGCTCAATACCTTGGGCATGAAAGCCTGGTGGCAAAGAGGCTTTGCGATTGGCATTGGCGCCCACGGTATTGGCACCTCGCGCGCCTTTAGCATTCATCCAGAAGCAGGAACTTATGCCAGCCTAGCGATGGGCATGAATGGCGTGATCAGTGCAATAGCTATACCGGTTCTGTATCACCTACTCAATCGGTAA
- a CDS encoding ATP-dependent DNA helicase: MSLHSTPDSSDIEITPDYQAVIDAIERQDPYIFVSGKAGTGKTTLISYLREHIPGNVVVVAPTGVAALQVKGVTIHSFFRLPPRLIFPEEDIKPLRDKRLYKDIRLLIIDEISMVRADVVDAMDLFLRENGPHKGKPFGGIQVLFVGDLFQLPPVVSSSDMEVLSQRGYEGPYFFYAMALHRKDVTMIELSKIFRQKDERFAELLNRIRINQNIDEALDILNHECFTNAKEIDDQTITLTTTNARADQINGAGLRALETEVKTYSSKSTGKFSVDERNLPSAANLVLKVGARVMFTATDPNFPKRWVNGTVGVVRELLPDKVKVLVQKGPYSNTVEVTTHQWESYRYEHDMMSGKISPQIIGTYEQIPLMLAWAVTIHKSQGKTLDRVKVDLSSGAFASGQVYVALSRCRSIEGITLQRPIQPKDVSCDAEIKRFYLNCLN; encoded by the coding sequence ATGTCCTTACATAGCACCCCTGATTCATCCGATATTGAGATCACCCCTGATTACCAGGCTGTGATAGACGCTATAGAGCGGCAAGACCCTTATATCTTTGTCAGCGGTAAAGCGGGAACTGGCAAGACTACCTTGATTTCTTATCTCAGAGAGCATATCCCCGGCAATGTTGTCGTGGTTGCCCCAACGGGTGTGGCTGCGCTACAGGTCAAGGGTGTCACGATTCATTCTTTCTTCAGATTGCCACCACGTCTCATCTTTCCTGAAGAAGACATCAAGCCACTGCGCGATAAACGACTCTATAAAGATATTCGTTTGCTCATCATTGATGAGATCTCCATGGTGCGCGCTGATGTGGTCGATGCGATGGATCTTTTCTTACGAGAAAACGGCCCCCACAAAGGCAAACCGTTTGGTGGCATTCAAGTCCTATTCGTAGGCGACTTATTTCAATTACCGCCAGTAGTCTCTAGTAGCGATATGGAAGTGCTTTCCCAGCGCGGTTACGAAGGACCTTATTTTTTCTATGCCATGGCCCTGCATCGTAAAGATGTCACCATGATTGAGCTGAGCAAGATCTTTCGGCAAAAAGATGAACGCTTTGCAGAGTTACTCAATCGCATTCGGATTAATCAAAACATTGATGAAGCCTTGGATATTCTCAATCACGAGTGCTTCACTAATGCTAAAGAGATTGACGATCAAACGATTACGCTCACCACCACCAATGCGCGAGCAGATCAAATTAATGGCGCAGGACTCAGAGCGCTAGAAACAGAAGTCAAAACCTATTCGAGTAAATCAACTGGCAAGTTCAGCGTCGATGAGCGTAATCTGCCCTCAGCAGCAAACTTAGTACTCAAGGTTGGTGCTCGAGTGATGTTCACTGCTACCGATCCCAATTTCCCGAAGCGCTGGGTGAACGGCACTGTTGGTGTGGTACGCGAGCTGTTACCCGATAAAGTGAAGGTGCTGGTGCAGAAGGGTCCCTACAGCAATACAGTTGAAGTCACGACCCATCAATGGGAATCTTATCGCTACGAGCACGACATGATGTCAGGAAAGATCTCACCTCAAATCATTGGCACCTATGAACAAATTCCGCTCATGCTAGCTTGGGCGGTGACGATTCATAAAAGCCAAGGCAAGACTCTGGATAGGGTCAAAGTCGATTTATCTTCAGGTGCTTTTGCCTCAGGCCAAGTTTATGTAGCACTAAGTCGGTGCAGATCAATTGAAGGTATCACGTTGCAAAGACCCATCCAGCCAAAAGATGTCAGCTGTGATGCAGAAATCAAACGCTTTTATCTCAATTGCTTAAATTAA
- a CDS encoding CidA/LrgA family protein, translated as MIWGLVQILLFQGIGELISQFALPTLPGPVIGLVLLILWLVLRKGINADLAMVADGFSQYFGILFVPAAVGVVLFLPQLKANALAIICALVGSVILTIASAAIVVRFLSLEKSSHD; from the coding sequence ATGATCTGGGGTCTAGTACAAATTCTGCTATTTCAAGGTATCGGTGAGCTGATTTCACAGTTCGCCTTACCCACTCTGCCTGGGCCGGTGATTGGTCTCGTTTTACTCATCCTTTGGCTGGTCTTGCGCAAGGGAATTAATGCGGATTTAGCAATGGTCGCCGATGGCTTTAGTCAATATTTTGGCATCCTATTTGTGCCAGCCGCAGTTGGAGTAGTCCTATTTTTGCCTCAATTGAAGGCAAATGCATTGGCGATTATTTGCGCTTTGGTGGGTAGCGTGATTCTGACGATTGCCTCTGCGGCTATTGTGGTTCGCTTTCTGAGTTTAGAGAAATCATCCCATGACTGA
- a CDS encoding HD domain-containing phosphohydrolase, protein MSNLKDIAPSPAPSVPMLDLQKQRWALSAFAEAAAALARAESTNLLIQEVCSAIAAQGPYVLAWVGKAEDDENKTVKFLGGAGEAIAYTNEVQVSWSDQQASGLGPAGVVIRTGQSCIIEDTQTDDNFLAWRKLSENFGIRSAMGAPIPDGGDHPFGVLLVYSKIPSAFAPTDAILFESLAKEIGFGLRAIERQHQLDDQIHEKELIQERLATSLRATIEAMSRTMEWRDPYTAGHQKRVAEISMAIARKLQWPEERVQALYMAAMVHDIGKMSVPSEILTKPSRLTSIEMQLVQGHVDSGYQILKDIPFPWPIADMVRQHHERLDGSGYPQGLKGDQISPEGRILAVADTIEAMSSHRPYRPGLGLDAAMKEIRAEAGSKLDASIVDAAFALESEQVLQKILEGK, encoded by the coding sequence ATGAGCAATTTAAAAGATATCGCACCCAGCCCAGCCCCGAGTGTTCCTATGCTCGATTTGCAGAAACAGCGGTGGGCTTTATCGGCTTTTGCGGAGGCTGCAGCGGCCTTGGCGAGGGCGGAGTCAACCAATTTATTGATTCAGGAAGTTTGCTCAGCGATTGCGGCGCAAGGACCGTATGTCTTGGCTTGGGTTGGCAAGGCGGAGGATGATGAAAACAAGACAGTCAAATTTTTAGGCGGTGCTGGTGAAGCTATTGCCTACACCAATGAAGTTCAAGTGAGCTGGTCAGATCAACAGGCAAGTGGTCTTGGTCCTGCGGGGGTGGTCATTCGAACTGGACAGTCTTGCATTATTGAAGATACACAAACAGATGACAATTTTTTAGCTTGGCGCAAACTCAGTGAAAATTTTGGCATCCGCTCTGCGATGGGCGCACCCATTCCCGATGGTGGCGATCATCCGTTCGGAGTCTTGTTGGTCTACTCAAAGATTCCCAGTGCTTTTGCTCCCACTGATGCCATTCTTTTTGAAAGTCTGGCAAAGGAAATTGGGTTTGGTCTCAGGGCGATTGAGCGTCAACATCAATTAGATGATCAGATTCATGAAAAAGAGCTGATTCAAGAGCGCCTTGCAACATCGCTGCGAGCGACTATTGAGGCGATGTCTAGGACGATGGAGTGGAGAGACCCCTACACTGCGGGCCATCAAAAAAGAGTTGCCGAAATTTCAATGGCGATTGCTCGTAAATTGCAATGGCCTGAAGAGCGGGTACAGGCTCTTTATATGGCGGCCATGGTTCATGATATTGGCAAGATGTCAGTGCCCTCCGAGATCTTGACTAAGCCATCCCGCTTAACCAGTATTGAGATGCAATTAGTCCAGGGGCATGTAGATTCGGGTTATCAAATCTTAAAAGATATTCCTTTCCCATGGCCGATTGCAGACATGGTCCGACAACATCATGAACGATTGGATGGAAGTGGCTACCCACAGGGTTTAAAGGGGGATCAGATTAGTCCTGAAGGGAGAATTCTTGCGGTGGCAGACACCATTGAAGCAATGTCCTCACATCGTCCCTATCGCCCAGGATTGGGCTTGGATGCCGCCATGAAGGAGATTCGCGCCGAAGCCGGTAGCAAATTAGATGCTTCTATTGTTGATGCTGCATTTGCGCTTGAGAGTGAGCAAGTTTTGCAAAAAATCCTTGAGGGTAAATAA
- a CDS encoding xanthine dehydrogenase family protein molybdopterin-binding subunit has protein sequence MTINTTNPSRRSFIVGSAAIATGLAIGFDLNFMSLASAAEGSGMTSMAPLSSPEIGVWVVVKPNDDVVVRVVRSEMGQGTITGLAQMVAEELQCDWSKVSYEYPSPSESLRRKQAWGSFSTGGSRGIRTSEQYVRKGGAAARMMLVQAAANQWGVPASECVALNGVITHTPSGRKTTFGKVSVAASQLPVPADIPLKDPKDWTLIGKPVNRIDGVADKVTGRQVYAIDLKMPGMLVANIRQSPVFGGKVKSYDATKAMSMKGVKKVVPVGESAVAVVADTFWQAKTAMDTVTIVWDNGANANVSSASIKKIFEEGLNANDAFVHNSNGDAKSAIAGASKVIQATYSYPFLNHATLEPMNATAKWTPELCEAWVPTQDGEASLAAVIAASGLPAEKCEVYKVNIGGGFGRRGAFQDYAVQAVTIAKQMPGTPIKLIWTREEDMTQGRYHPATMAKLTAAIDDKKNVTALNIRISGQSILAAVRPFILEANQGKDPAVFQGYDPQGEHGFGYSFDNLNVDHAMRNTHVPPGFWRGVNVNQNAIYIETFMDELAEVVGMDAVQFRLKHMQKYPRNMAVLQAAADGIGWTKPAAPGVYRGIAQIKAYGSYVAAACEISVKNGNEVKIHRIVAATDPSYAVNPAQIERQVAGSFVFGLSALFEEEITIENGAVVQKNFDTFNSIRLGQMPKVETILIQGGGSEWGGVGEPTIAVAAPAVLNALYRATGKRYRDVPLKNSGIKLV, from the coding sequence ATGACTATCAATACAACAAACCCTTCCCGTAGAAGTTTCATTGTCGGTTCAGCAGCCATTGCGACTGGCCTAGCTATTGGCTTTGATCTGAATTTCATGTCTTTAGCATCTGCTGCTGAAGGCTCTGGCATGACCTCCATGGCGCCACTCTCATCTCCAGAGATTGGAGTCTGGGTTGTAGTCAAGCCCAATGACGATGTCGTTGTTCGTGTGGTTCGCTCAGAAATGGGTCAGGGGACTATCACCGGCTTAGCGCAGATGGTTGCTGAAGAGTTGCAATGTGATTGGAGCAAAGTCAGCTACGAATATCCATCACCAAGCGAGAGTTTGCGTCGCAAACAAGCTTGGGGTAGCTTCTCTACTGGTGGTAGCCGTGGTATACGCACTTCTGAACAGTATGTTCGCAAGGGTGGTGCAGCAGCGCGCATGATGTTAGTTCAAGCAGCCGCAAATCAATGGGGTGTTCCCGCTTCTGAGTGCGTTGCTTTGAATGGTGTGATTACTCATACTCCATCTGGTCGGAAGACAACATTTGGTAAGGTCTCAGTAGCCGCTTCACAGCTCCCAGTTCCAGCGGATATTCCTTTAAAAGATCCGAAAGATTGGACCTTGATTGGCAAACCCGTCAATCGCATCGACGGTGTAGCCGATAAAGTGACCGGCCGCCAAGTTTATGCAATTGATTTAAAGATGCCTGGCATGTTGGTTGCCAACATCAGGCAATCGCCCGTCTTTGGTGGCAAGGTCAAAAGCTACGACGCTACTAAAGCGATGAGCATGAAAGGTGTCAAGAAGGTCGTTCCAGTAGGTGAGTCAGCTGTAGCAGTCGTAGCCGATACTTTCTGGCAGGCTAAAACAGCGATGGATACAGTGACGATTGTTTGGGACAACGGCGCCAATGCCAATGTCTCCAGCGCATCGATCAAAAAAATCTTCGAGGAAGGTTTAAATGCAAATGATGCCTTTGTACACAACAGCAATGGAGATGCTAAGTCTGCTATTGCTGGTGCCAGCAAAGTGATTCAGGCAACGTACTCTTATCCATTCTTAAACCACGCAACCCTAGAGCCGATGAATGCCACTGCGAAGTGGACGCCTGAGCTTTGTGAAGCATGGGTTCCAACCCAGGATGGCGAAGCCTCCTTGGCGGCGGTGATTGCGGCATCTGGCCTTCCTGCTGAAAAATGCGAAGTCTATAAGGTCAATATTGGTGGCGGCTTTGGTCGTCGTGGCGCGTTCCAGGACTATGCTGTTCAGGCGGTAACGATTGCCAAGCAGATGCCAGGTACGCCTATTAAATTGATCTGGACTCGTGAGGAGGATATGACCCAAGGTCGTTATCACCCTGCGACGATGGCCAAATTAACGGCAGCAATTGACGATAAAAAGAATGTCACTGCGCTCAATATCCGTATCTCAGGCCAGTCGATTCTGGCTGCAGTGCGTCCATTTATTTTGGAAGCCAACCAAGGCAAGGATCCAGCAGTATTCCAAGGCTACGACCCACAAGGTGAGCATGGCTTTGGCTATAGCTTCGATAATTTAAATGTGGATCACGCAATGCGCAATACCCATGTTCCGCCAGGCTTCTGGCGTGGTGTGAACGTCAATCAGAACGCCATCTATATCGAAACTTTTATGGATGAGTTGGCTGAAGTAGTAGGTATGGATGCAGTTCAATTCCGCCTCAAGCATATGCAAAAGTATCCCCGCAATATGGCGGTACTCCAAGCAGCTGCAGACGGTATCGGCTGGACTAAACCTGCGGCGCCAGGTGTCTATCGCGGAATTGCCCAGATCAAAGCCTACGGTAGCTATGTTGCTGCCGCTTGCGAGATCTCTGTGAAAAACGGCAATGAAGTGAAGATTCATCGCATTGTGGCAGCAACTGATCCAAGCTATGCCGTGAATCCCGCTCAGATTGAGCGTCAAGTGGCTGGTTCATTTGTGTTTGGCTTATCTGCACTCTTTGAAGAAGAAATCACAATCGAGAATGGTGCTGTTGTTCAGAAGAACTTCGATACCTTTAATTCGATTCGTTTAGGGCAGATGCCTAAAGTAGAAACCATCTTGATTCAGGGTGGCGGAAGCGAGTGGGGTGGTGTAGGTGAACCTACGATTGCAGTTGCTGCACCAGCAGTATTAAATGCACTGTATCGTGCCACTGGCAAACGCTATCGGGATGTGCCTCTGAAAAATAGCGGTATTAAGTTGGTTTAA
- a CDS encoding (2Fe-2S)-binding protein, whose amino-acid sequence MANLNINGKKYAVDVDPDTPLLWVIREQVGLTGTKYGCGIGACGACTVLFEGQAMRSCSLPVSAAEGKKIETIESLEKSGQLSKIQKAWVEKQVPQCGYCQSGMVMATTALLRNNPKPSDEEISASVSNICRCGTFQQVRDAIHAVIKA is encoded by the coding sequence ATGGCTAATTTAAATATCAACGGCAAAAAATATGCGGTGGATGTCGATCCAGATACCCCCTTGCTATGGGTCATTCGTGAACAAGTGGGTTTGACCGGTACTAAATACGGTTGCGGTATCGGTGCCTGCGGCGCTTGTACAGTTTTATTTGAAGGCCAGGCGATGCGCAGCTGCTCTTTACCGGTCTCTGCTGCTGAAGGCAAGAAGATCGAAACGATTGAGAGCTTGGAGAAGAGTGGCCAGCTTTCGAAGATTCAGAAAGCATGGGTAGAAAAGCAAGTTCCACAGTGTGGCTATTGCCAGTCCGGCATGGTGATGGCAACTACGGCATTACTGCGGAATAATCCTAAGCCAAGCGATGAAGAAATCAGCGCATCGGTATCCAATATTTGCCGTTGTGGCACTTTCCAACAAGTTCGTGATGCGATTCACGCTGTGATTAAAGCTTAA
- the soxZ gene encoding thiosulfate oxidation carrier complex protein SoxZ, with protein sequence MSKTSRTVITMPDKAKRGEIIEIRAIAQHDMETGFRYDQTGKRIPRDIIRNFTCSYGGVEVFKADFYPGVGANPMVIFTTIATESGTLQFEWTGDDGYEALNQAQITVT encoded by the coding sequence ATGAGTAAAACCTCCCGCACCGTCATCACCATGCCCGATAAAGCCAAGCGGGGTGAGATTATTGAAATTCGGGCAATTGCACAGCATGATATGGAGACCGGCTTTCGATACGACCAAACCGGTAAACGTATTCCGCGGGACATCATCAGAAATTTCACCTGCTCTTATGGCGGTGTCGAAGTATTTAAAGCCGATTTTTATCCAGGCGTTGGCGCCAACCCGATGGTGATCTTCACTACGATCGCTACTGAAAGCGGAACCCTTCAGTTCGAATGGACTGGTGATGATGGTTATGAAGCGCTGAATCAAGCTCAGATTACGGTTACGTGA